In Plasmodium knowlesi strain H genome assembly, chromosome: 8, the DNA window cctggaaccctactcctaaacccggaaccctactcctaaacccgcaaccttattcctatacgctggaaccctactcctaaaccctgaaccctattcctaaaccctgaaccctactcctaaaaccggaaccctactcctaaacccggaaccctactcctaaacctggaaccctattcctaaacccggaaccctactcctaaacccggaaccctactcctaaacccggaaccctactcctaaacccggaatcctccttctaacacccgaacaaccttattcctaaacccgaaattaaggtcctaacaccctgacaccattgttctaaatccggaatctaagttctaacaccctgacactttcctcctaaacgcagaatctaagttctaacaccctgacactttcctcctaaacgcagaatctaagttctaacaccctgacacctttgtactaaaaccggaatctcaATTCTATCACCCTGccaccttactcctaaacgtggaatctaagtcctaacaccctgacacctttgtcctaaacccggaatctgacttctaacaccctaacaccttcctcctaaacccggaatctatgttctaacaccccaacaacctccgtcctaaacccggaatctatgtcctaacacccctacaatcttcctcctaaagccggaatctaagttctaccaaactgacaccttcctcctaatcCCGGAAtataagttctaacaccctgacaccttccccctaaacccggaatctaagttctaacaccctgacacctttgtcctaaacccggaatctaagtcttaacaccctgacacctctgttttaaacccggaatctaagttctaacaccctgacaacatcctcctaaacgcggaatctaagttctaacccCCCTagaaccttcctcctaaacccggaatctaaattcgaacaccctgacacctttgtcctaaacccggaatctaagtcttaacaccctgacactttactcctaaaccgggaatataagttctaacaccctgacacctttgtcttaaacccggaatctaaattctaacaccctaacaccttactcctaaaaccggaatctaagttcttacaccctgacacctttgtcctaaacccggaatctaagttctaacacccggaatctaagttctaacacccggaatctaagttctaacacccggaatctaagttctaacacccggaatctaagttctaaaacccggaatctaagttctaacaccctgacacctttgtcttaaacccggaatctaaattctaacaccctaacaccttactcctaaaaccggaatctaagttcttacaccctgacacctttgtcctaaaccaggaatctatgttcttgcaccctgacaacttcctcctaaacccggaatctgacttctaacacccctgcaaccttccTCCAGAAACCGGagtctgacttctaacaccccgacacttttctcctaaacccggaatctaaattcgaacaccctgacacctttgtcctaaacccggaatctaagtcttaacaccctgacactttactcctaaaccgggaatataagttctaacaccctgacacctttgtcttaaacccggaatctaaattctaacaccctaacaccttCCCCCCgaacctggaatctaagtcctaacacccccaacaaccttacacctaaatccggaatccgaattttgacacccaaacaacatcattccaacaccccaaacaaccttcattccaacaccacaaacaacatcattccaacaccccaaacaaccttcattccaacaccccaaacaaccttcattccaacaccccaaacaaccttcattccaacaccccaaacaaccttaaTTCCAAAAtccttacaacctttattccaacaccccaacaatctttattccaacaccccaaacaaccttcattccaacaccccaaacaaccaCACTCTAACACCCAGAATCCGAATTCTGACAACccgaaaaccttcttcctgtaTCCGTAATCTGAACCCGAAACCATAAAAACCTGAAAACTAGAAAATGAACCCCTGAACGATAGAAACCGTAAAAACCTATAACTTGGACCATGGACCTCTGAACCCCTAAATATGAGAACTTTGAAAACCCTAAATGTTggaaaactccttttttttattgtacaTACTCCTCTGCGATGGTGTAGATGTTACGAGTACAAATAGtttgcatatgtgtgtaggTCTTGGTGAGGGTCGGacaagggggagatggggCAAGGGTGTAGGTCTTGGTGATGGTCAGAgggggggagatgggccaagggggagatggcCAGGGAAGAGTGTTTacgggaggaaggaaggaaagaaatgtctttaaggaaagaaggagggaCGGAATGAcggagggaaggaatgaggtcaaggaatgtggataaggaatgtggataaggaatgtggataaggaatgaggtgaaggaatgtggagaagtaatgaggagaaggaatgaggagaaggaatgtggatagggaatgaggagaacggttgtggataaggaaggaggagaagggatgtggataaggaatgaaaggagaaggaatgtggataaggaatgtgcaTAAGGcgtgtggataaggaatgaggagaagggatgtggatatggaatgagcagggaaggaatgaaggaatgaaggaatgtggataaggaatgaggagaaggaatgtggagaagtaatgaggagaaggaatgaggagaaggaatgtggatagggaatgaggagaacggttgtggataaggaaggaggagaagggatgtggataaggaatgaaaggagaaggaatgagcagggaaggaatggaaggagaaggaatgaggtgaaggaataaggagggaaaaaatgaagagaaggaatgaaaggaaaaggaatgaggagaagggatgtggataaggaatgagaggagaaggaatgagcagggaagggACGTGCAGAAGGgttgtggataaggaatgaggaggaggaatgaggagaaaggaatgaggagaagggatcTGGataagggatgtggataaggaatgtggataaggaatgaggagaaggaatgaagaatgggaggaatgtggataaggaatgtggataaggaatggggagaaagaatgaggacaaggaatgtggataaggaatgaggacaaggaatgtggataaggaatgaggacaaggaatgtggataaggaatgaggacaAGGAATGTGGATGAAGGATgtggagaagggatgtggataaggaatgaaaggagaaggaatgaaagaagaaggtatgaggagaaggaatgatcagggaaggaataaagaggtggtttaaggaagagtgaagaaggaagatttaaggaaggaaggtttaaggaaggaagttttaaggaaggaaggaagaagaagagtggtttaaggaaggaagaaaagaagagtaaagaaggaaggtttaaggaaggaagaaaagaagagtaaagaaggaaggtttaaggaaggatgagtaaagaaggaaggtttaatgaaggaagagtaaaggaaggaagagtaaagaaggctggtttaaggaaggaagagtaaagaaaggaagagtaaaggaaggaagagtaaagaaggctggtttaaggaaggaagagtaaagaaaggaagagtaaagaaaggaagagtaaagaaaggaagagtaaagaaaggaagagtaaagaaaggaagagtaaaagaaggaagagtaaaagaaggaagagtaaaagaaggaagagtaaaagaaggaagagtaaaagaaggaagagtaaaagaaggaagagtaaaagaaggaagagtaaaagaaggaagagtaaagaaggaagagtaaggaaggaagagtaaagaaggaagacgaaaagaaggaagagtaaagaaggaagagtaaagaaaggaagagtaaagaaaggaagagtaaagaaggaagaaaaagagtgctttaaggaaggaagaaaaaggaagagtaaaagaaggaagagtaaaagaaggaagagtaaaagaaggaagagtaaaagaaggaagagtaaaagaaggaagagtaaaagaaggaagagtaaaagaaggaagagtaaaagaaggaagagtaaaagaaggaagagtaaaagaaggaagagtaaaagaaggaagaataaagaacgaagagtaaggaaggaagagtaaagaaggaagacgaaaagaaggaagagtaaagaaggaagagtaaagaaaggaagagtaaagaaaggaagagtaaagaaggaagaaaaagagtgctttaaggaaggaagaaaaaggaagagtaatgaagaatggtttaaagaaggaagaaaaaggaaggtttagggaaagaagaataaggaaggaagagtaaagaatggtttaaggaaggaagagtaaagaaggtttaaagaaggaagaaaaaagagaaggtttaaagggaggaagaaaaggaagatttatagggaaggaggaagaaaagaaagaaggttcaagagtaaagaaggaagaaaaaagagaaggtttaaggaaggaatagaaaaagaatggtttaaggaaggaatagaaaaagaatggtttaaggaaggaagaaaaagaaggaagatttaaggaaggaagagtaaagaaggaacgtttaatgaaggaagagagaggaaggtttaaggaaggaagaataaagaaggaaggtttaaggaaggaagaaaaagagtggtttaaggaaggaaaaataaagaatgctttaaggaaggaagagtaaagaaggaagagtaaaagaaggaagaaaaagaatgtttaaagaaggaagaaaaagagtggtttaaggaaggaagaaaataatggtttaaggaaggaataaaaaggagtggtttaaggaagcaagaaaaagaatgttttaaggaaggaagagtaaagaaggaaggtttaaggaaggaagaaaaagagtggtttaaggaacagtaaagaaaataagagtaaagaagggagttttaaggaaggaagaaaataatggtttaaggaaggaagaaaataatggtttaaggaaggaagaaaataatggtttaaggaaggaagaaaaagtgtggtttaaggaaggaagagtaaagaaggctggtttaaggaaggaagagtaaagaagtacagggtttaaggaaggaagagtaatgaaggaatatttaaggaaggaagagtaaagaagggcggtttgaggaaggaagaaaatgaatggtttaaggaaggaagagtaaagaaggtttaaggaaggaagaaaatgggaaggtttaaggaaggaagaagaagaatggtttaaggaaggaagagtaaagaagatttaaggtaggaaggtttaaggaatgaagaaaaaaggaatggtttcaggaaggaagagtaaagaaggaagagtaaagaaaggaagagtaaagaaaggaagaggaaagaaaggaagagtaaagaaaggaagagtaaaagaaggaagagtaaaagaaggaagagtaaaagaaggaagagtaaaagaaggaagagtaaaagaaggaagagtaaaagaaggaagagtaaaagaaggaagagtaaaagaaggaagagtaaaagaaggaagagtaaaagaaggaagagtaaaagaaggaagagtaaaagaaggaagagtaaaagaaggaagagtaaaagaaggaagagtaaaagaaggaagagtaaaagaaggaagagtaaagaaggaagagtaaggaaggaagagtaaagaaggaagacgaaaagaaggaagagtaaagaaggaagagtaaagaaaggaagagtaaagaaaggaagagtaaagaaggaagaaaaagagtgctttaaggaaggaagaaaaaggaagagtaaaagaaggaagagtaaaagaaggaagagtaaaagaaggaagagtaaaagaaggaagagtaaaagaaggaagagtaaaagaaggaagagtaaaagaaggaagagtaaaagaaggaagagtaaaagaaggaagagtaaaagaaggaagagtaaaagaaggaagaataaagaacgaagagtaaggaaggaagagtaaagaaggaagacgaaaagaaggaagagtaaagaaggaagagtaaagaaaggaagagtaaagaaaggaagagtaaagaaggaagaaaaagagtgctttaaggaaggaagaaaaaggaagagtaatgaagaatggtttaaagaaggaagaaaaaggaaggtttagggaaagaagaataaggaaggaagagtaaagaatggtttaaggaaggaagagtaaagaaggtttaaagaaggaagaaaaaagagaaggtttaaagggaggaagaaaaggaagatttatagggaaggaggaagaaaagaaagaaggttcaagagtaaagaaggaagaaaaaagagaaggtttaaggaaggaatagaaaaagaatggtttaaggaaggaatagaaaaagaatggtttaaggaaggaagaaaaagaaggaagatttaaggaaggaagagtaaagaaggaacgtttaatgaaggaagagagaggaaggtttaaggaaggaagaataaagaaggaaggtttaaggaaggaagaaaaagagtggtttaaggaaggaaaaataaagaatgctttaaggaaggaagagtaaagaaggaagagtaaaagaaggaagaaaaagaatgtttaaagaaggaagaaaaagagtggtttaaggaaggaagaaaataatggtttaaggaaggaataaaaaggagtggtttaaggaagcaagaaaaagaatgttttaaggaaggaagagtaaagaaggaaggtttaaggaaggaagaaaaagagtggtttaaggaacagtaaagaaaataagagtaaagaagggagttttaaggaaggaagaaaataatggtttaaggaaggaagaaaataatggtttaaggaaggaagaaaataatggtttaaggaaggaagaaaaagtgtggtttaaggaaggaagagtaaagaaggctggtttaaggaaggaagagtaaagaagtacagggtttaaggaaggaagagtaatgaaggaatatttaaggaaggaagagtaaagaagggcggtttgaggaaggaagaaaatgaatggtttaaggaaggaagagtaaagaaggtttaaggaaggaagaaaatgggaaggtttaaggaaggaagaagaagaatggtttaaggaaggaagagtaaagaagatttaaggtaggaaggtttaaggaatgaagaaaaaaggaatggtttcaggaaggaagagtaaagaaggaagagtaaagaaaggaagagtaaagaaaggaagagtaaagaaaggaagagtaaagaaaggaagagtaaaagaaggaagagtaaaagaaggaagagtaaaagaaggaagagtaaaagaaggaagagtaaaagaaggaagagtaaaagaaggaagagtaaaagaaggaagagtaaaagaaggaagagtaaaagaaggaagagtaaaagaaggaagaaaaaagtatggtttaaggaaggaagaaaagaagggaaggtttaaggaagtgaaaaatgaatgaaggaagaaaaaggaaggtttaaggaaggaagaaaaagagtggtttaaggaaggaagagtaaagaaggaatgaaaaaaggttcaaaagaaagagaggaagagaagaaatagaagaaaaagggaggaaaaaaagaagaaaaaaaagaagaaaaaaggaaagaaggaatgacagaagagaagaaggaaggaaaaaaagaaaaaaaaagcccttaaggaaaaaaggaaaaaaagagggaagaagagagaagaaaaaaaggaagagtaaagaaggaagaagaagaaagaaggaaagtaggaagaaaaggaagaaagaaaatgtaatattgaatgaaaagggaagaaggttcttaaagaggaaaagggaagaagaaggaaggattaagggagaaaaagaaggaaggtttagggatggaaagggaaggaaaaggaagattctaatgaaaatgaatgaagatttgagggaggaaagaaggaaggtttaaaggggcaaaagggaaaaaaaggaagtttgaatgagaagaaaaggaatgtttaaagagggaaaagaaggaaaagaagaaatgaaggagaagagaaggaaggtttaaagggaagataaaggaaaggagaaggatgttttaaagaagcaaaaaaagaaaggaagaaaaagaaggaagagaagaaaggaaggaatagaagaaaagaagaaaggaagaaaagaagaaaggaaaaaaagaagaaaggaagaaaagaaggtttaagaaagagtaaaggaggaaggaaaagaaggttttctaaggaagaaaggaaagaaagaaggaaaaaaaggggaagaacatttctcctttttttttttttttttttttttttttcctttctttaattctatatatataatatatatacataatatataaataatatatatatatattaatttctcttttcctgGTGAAGAAGACACACAAATCATGGCGTCAGGAGCGGGGGATGGACTCCTGCAGAAGTGGTTGGAGCAGCATGCTAGTATGGCAGCGGCGGGAAGTGCAGAGGAGAGGGCCAAGAAAATTACAGTAAGTGAATgaatacatacgtacatatacgtaaatatatatatatggatgtatgtatatgtatatatgtatatgtatacatatatatatgtatataaaccCCTTCCTTTCTTGTTTTATCATCGCTCTGTAGATAAAGTTGAAGAGTGATTTGGGAGCAGCATGGGATAAATTACGAGCTTCTCTGTCGCAGGGGGAAGCACAGGAAATGACAGATCTATGCTCGAAGGAGAGGACATGGTCCAGCGAGAGAGGGTCAACGAATGAGCAGGAATATTTGAAAGATTTATGTAAAGCGGTAGTGGAGTTGAGATATTTTACCGCGGGCGGGGGAACGGTAGCCGTGAAACAGTTGAACTTCGATAAGAACATAAGCCAAGATCAGTGGTATCCGCGCTGTGTTGTTGGCGCATTGGCCTTGTCGGAACTATACGGGGATCATTGTCATTTAGAGAAGGTCGTAAAGGAAATATCATCTAAGGTGGAAGAGAAGTTAGGGGGGCATACGGAAACTACGGGGAATCTGGGCAGATGTAGGGACATTACGCGCACAGACATAATGCTGGCTAGAGGACTTCTGCATAATGAAATCCAACAGTggacaaaggagaaaagggacAAAGGAAGTTCGGGAGGCTGGAGAATAGGGCAATTGTgggagaagaaatggaagccCGTTTGTCTGCAAGGTGGACGGATGGAGGAAGCAAAGAAGCATTatttagaagaaaataaagcaaCTGTAGTATCCTTCTCAGGGCTGAATAACGACGTTGACCCTAAAAGTGGTCAATTATCTACCATAGCAGACATTCTGACGAAGCCCGAGTTAACTCTGAATGAGAGCATCGTAGAACAAGCACTTACAGCATCGCTGGAAGGAAATGGAACTTCCTTCAAAGCGGAAGTCCTAACGCAGGTGTTAGAGAAGGAAACGCAGAACAGAAGAGGTAAGTATTACATCATGGAAGTAAATCATTATTAATAAActaatgtattatattatttcattattcatgtatgtgtacaatagaaggaaaaggaataggaaagagaagggacgGAAGatgagggaaggaaagatgagggaaggaaaggaaaaggagaaggaaggaaatggaaagaaggaaagagtgcttaagGGGGATAGGGAAAGAgtatttagggggggggaaaaggaaagagtgtttagggggtaaggacagaaggttcaggggtaaggaaagagtgtttaagggggaaggaaagagtgtttgtgggggggggaaaggaaggggttgcttagggggggagaaggaaaaggaagttttagggggggagaaggaaggttcaaagggaaaagtattaaggtttaggggaaaggaatgtttctttcctaggttattagaacaacaatatggcctggtacttagccacccaaaggggggggtaagggaagaatgtttaggaggggggggtaaggaaagagtattTAGGGGGGAGGGTGAAGGAATGAGTGTTTAGGGAGgttgggaaggaaaagagtgtttagggggtagggtaaggaaagaaggtgcttaggggggggaaagaaagaaggtttaggggggggaaaagaaagtgtGTTTATGGGgtgggaaagggaagacgaCTTAGNNNNNNNNNNNNNNNNNNNNNNNNNNNNNNNNNNNNNNNNNNNNNNNNNNNNNNNNNNNNNNNNNNNNNNNNNNNNNNNNNNNNNNNNNNNNNNNNNNNNggtaaggaaagactacttaggggtaaggaaagactacttaggggtaaggaaagactacttaggggggtaaggaaagactacttaggggggtaaggaaagactacttaggggtaaggaaagactacttaggggtatagaaagactacttaggggtatagaaagactacttaggggtaaggaaagactacttaggggtaaggaatgactacttaggggtatagaaagactatttaggggtatagaaagactacttaggggtaaggaaggactacttaggggtaaggaaggactacttaggggtgaggaaagactacttaggggtaagggaagagtgtttaggggaaaggaaggaaggtttaggggtaaggaaagactatttaggggtaagaaaagactacttagggataaggaatgagggtttaagggaaaggaatgtttctttcctaggttactagaacaacaatatggcctggtactttaGCCAACCTAAgggaggggtaaggaaagagtgtttaggggagggggggataaggaaagagtacttaggggggaaggaatgaatgtttagggggggggaaaaggaaagactgtttagggggggagaaggaaggagtgtttagggggggtaagaaaagaaggtttcagaCGGGTACGGAAAGAATGCTCAGGTGGGGGGGGGTAATGAAatggttgtttaggggggggataaggaaagagtgtttaagggagggagaaggaaagagtgtttaagggggggataaggaaagagggTCGTTCAGGggtgggggaaggaaagactacttagggggggatgGACGGAAAGACTGttcagggggaaggaatgaaggtaattttagggggaaggaaagaagttttaggggtaaggaaagaaggtttatgggggaaggagaaagaaggtttagggggaaggaatgaagggaatgaaagagaaggagaaggagaaggaaagggaaaaggaaaagagaaggaaaggaaagggaaaaggagaggggaagggaaagaaataaggaacagaaggaaaaggaaggagacggaaaaggaaggagacggaaaaggaaggagacggaaaaggaaaggagaagggaaagaaggaaagggaaggaaggaaagggattgaaggaaagggaaggaagtggaagagaaggaaagggaaggaggtggaaggagaaggaaagggaaggaggtggaaggagaaggaaaggaaagagtgttgagtgcgggggggagaaggaaagaaagttCAGGGGAGAAGAGAAGGACCTTTCAAGGGAGaacagaataaggtttcacaaagaaaaaaaggagcatcaAGAAGGgtttaagagaaaaaaagaaagcagaaggaaaagaaggagagaagaaagaaaagaaggaaagcagaatgaaaagaaagaatgaaaagaagattcCATGGTGTGGAAACTAGGTTTCGGGTTCAGAGTTATGGGTTAATGTTTCAGGGGCACAGGAGTAAGCTTCTGTTTTTAGGTGTTTTaagagggaaggagaaggaaaaagttctCGTACACAGGCACGAAACCGGAAACTAAGGCAACCCAATTAGAGGGAACTCCGATATCCCTTACAACACAACAGATGaaataatagaaaaaaaaaaaaaattctctcttccactttattcttatttttttcttgcaacTTCCTTTTACTGAACATCTAAAGTGTTCATTAAATTTCTTTTGTTACAAAAACTTTTGtcctaataattttttataattctaATAATttactttcattttcctcctcctttaaacGTCCAATTGTGTACCATTTGTACAAGGTTACCCAAATTACACAACAGTTCGCGCAGTGGTCCTCGTGAAAGGTGTGTTCGCTGAGATTCCTTCCGAAGGTTCTCCAGGGTCTCTGTCAACGGGTTCCCGCGAAGGGCCCGTACTTCTCATTTACCCCCCCCCGCTCCCTTATTTCTCGTTTACTTTACGCTTGCCCTGGGGGGTActtcgtcttcttcctccttaccCTCTTACACATTCTCATATCATCTCACTCTTAAAGGATGCGCATGGAAACCGTTT includes these proteins:
- a CDS encoding SICAvar, type I (fragment), with the translated sequence MASGAGDGLLQKWLEQHASMAAAGSAEERAKKITIKLKSDLGAAWDKLRASLSQGEAQEMTDLCSKERTWSSERGSTNEQEYLKDLCKAVVELRYFTAGGGTVAVKQLNFDKNISQDQWYPRCVVGALALSELYGDHCHLEKVVKEISSKVEEKLGGHTETTGNLGRCRDITRTDIMLARGLLHNEIQQWTKEKRDKGSSGGWRIGQLWEKKWKPVCLQGGRMEEAKKHYLEENKATVVSFSGLNNDVDPKSGQLSTIADILTKPELTLNESIVEQALTASLEGNGTSFKAEVLTQVLEKETQNRR